The genome window ACAACAAGCCATGGATCAGGTGGGCTGGCCGGCTGTGGTCAAGACGCGCACCCAGGGCTATGACGGCAAGGGTCAGGCGATTTTGAAACGGCCCGACGATCTGGCGCCGGCTTGGCAATCCCTGGGCGGCGTGCCCGCCATTGTCGAAGCCTTCGTACCCTTCGCGCGTGAAGTTTCGATTATCGCCGTGCGCAGCACCACGGCCGAAGTGGTGTGTTATCCGCTCACCGAGAATAGTCATCGTGACGGCGTTTTGCGCCTCTCCATTGCCCGGCCCGACGACCCGATGCAGGGCCAGGCGGCGAGTTACGCCGCACGCCTGATGAAGGAACTGGACTATGTCGGTGTGCTGGCCCTGGAATTGTTTCAGGCCGATAATCGCCTGTTGGCCAATGAGTTTGCGCCGCGGGTGCATAACTCCGGGCACTGGACCCAGGACGGCGCCGCGACCTGTCAGTTTGAGAATCATTTGCGCGCCGTGCTGGGTTTGCCGCTGGGGTCGACGGACGCCGTCGGCCATAGCGCCATGGTCAACCTGGTCGGTACCATTCCGGCGCAGGCGGACGTGCTGGTCAACAGCCACGCTCACCTGCACCTCTATGGCAAGGCGCCGCGTCCCGGGCGCAAGGTCGGTCATATCAATTTGTGCGCCGAAAGCCGCGCCGCACTGGAGGCCGGGCTCAAACGCGTCCTCGCGCTGGCCGGGGAATAAAAACCGCGTTGTTATTGCGCTAGGCGGCGGGCTGTGACAGCCGCTGGATTGTGTCTAAGCTTGTAGTCAGACACATCCGGATGACGCCATGGAAGCCCATAGTTTCTTTCTCCACCTGCTGTTGGTTCTGCTGACGGCGCGTATCTTCGCCGAGTTGGCGACGCGTCTGAAATCGCCCTCGGTGATCGGTGAGTTGCTCGCCGGTGTGGTGCTGGGGCCGAGCCTTCTGGGTTGGGTCGACCCGGTGCAGGCGATCCGTTTGTTGGCCGAGATCGGCATCATTCTGTTGTTGTTCGAAGTGGGCTTGAACACCGATGTGCGACGCCTGATTCACAGCGGTAATGAGTCGGTGGTGGTGGCCCTGGCCGGGTTCCTGTTGCCGCTGGCGCTGGGCTTCGTGCTTGCGGTCGTTGTGTTCGACTTGCCGTCCTTGGTGGCCTTGTTTATTGGCGGTACCCTGACGGCCACCAGCATCGGCATTACCGTGCGCGTGTTGACGGACTTGGGTCGGCAGCAGTCGCGCGAGGGTCAGGTGGTGTTGGGCGCGGCTGTGCTCGACGACATCATGGGCGTCATCCTGCTGGCCTTGCTGTATGAATTCTCCCTCGGCGGCGGCGTCAGTCTGACCAACGTGGGCAAGGTGTTTATCTTCGTGGCCGCCTTTTTCGTCATGGCGCCCATCGCCGCCAAGCTGATTTCCCTGGTGATCCGTCACTTCGACGGCGTGACGGGATTGCCCGGCCTGATTCCCACCACCATCGTTTCGCTAGTGCTGTTTTTCGCCTGGCTGGCCCACACCATGGGTGCGCCTGAATTGTTGGGCGGCTTTGCCGCGGGCTTGGCGCTGTCGCGGCGCTTCTTTCTGCCCTTCGGTATCGCGCTGCGCACCGATCCCCAGTTCGCCGCCAAGATCGAGGCACAGATGAAACCCATTA of Candidatus Tenderia electrophaga contains these proteins:
- a CDS encoding sodium:proton antiporter; amino-acid sequence: MEAHSFFLHLLLVLLTARIFAELATRLKSPSVIGELLAGVVLGPSLLGWVDPVQAIRLLAEIGIILLLFEVGLNTDVRRLIHSGNESVVVALAGFLLPLALGFVLAVVVFDLPSLVALFIGGTLTATSIGITVRVLTDLGRQQSREGQVVLGAAVLDDIMGVILLALLYEFSLGGGVSLTNVGKVFIFVAAFFVMAPIAAKLISLVIRHFDGVTGLPGLIPTTIVSLVLFFAWLAHTMGAPELLGGFAAGLALSRRFFLPFGIALRTDPQFAAKIEAQMKPIIQLFTPIFFVMVGLSLNLHEIDWGSPFIWAFSGSMLVVAVLGKMIGVLAIKESWPLRWMIGTAMVPRGEVGLIFAELGRVSGIYSAEVYAGLVIVIALTTLLPPLVMKWAYTRLARYY
- a CDS encoding phosphoribosylaminoimidazole carboxylase (With PurE catalyzes the conversion of aminoimidazole ribonucleotide to carboxyaminoimidazole ribonucleotide in the de novo purine nucleotide biosynthetic pathway), which produces MVVGILGGGQLARMLALAGYPLGLNFIVLDPAPDVCAAPVAEHMQGDYDDQALLAELAQQADIVTYEFENVPAQAVAYLADKVAVYPPPQALAAAQDRLNEKTLFRRLGVDTPDFVAVNSLEELQQAMDQVGWPAVVKTRTQGYDGKGQAILKRPDDLAPAWQSLGGVPAIVEAFVPFAREVSIIAVRSTTAEVVCYPLTENSHRDGVLRLSIARPDDPMQGQAASYAARLMKELDYVGVLALELFQADNRLLANEFAPRVHNSGHWTQDGAATCQFENHLRAVLGLPLGSTDAVGHSAMVNLVGTIPAQADVLVNSHAHLHLYGKAPRPGRKVGHINLCAESRAALEAGLKRVLALAGE